From Halalkalicoccus subterraneus:
TACGGTGGTATTTACGATGGGCCATTAGGGGTAATCAGTGCCCTCGAGTTGGTTCGTACACTTAACGACGAAGGCATCGAGACGGAGCACCCGATCGAGATCGTAAACTGGACCAACGAGGAAGGATCGCGGTACCAACCGGCGATGCAGGGAAGCGGCGTCTGGACCGGAGCTCATGACATTGAGGAGGAGTACGTAAAGACTGATGAGGACGGCCTCAACCTTGAAGCGGAACTCGAACGGATCGGCTACAAAGGCGAGCAGTCAGCTAAACCTCGCACGGACTACGAGACGTACTTAGAACTCCACATCGAACAGGGCCCTTACCTCGCGCTTGAAGGGAAAGACGTCGGTATCGTCACGGGTATCGTCGGCTTTACGTGGGGAGCGGTCACCTACTACGGAGAGGCCGATCATTCCGGTCCGACACCGATGCATTTCCGATCTGACGCGCTGGTTGCGGCAGCTGACGTCATCACCCAGATCCGGCGTATTCCGTCGACGTTGGGCAATCAAACGGTCGGAACAACCGGCTATATTGATGCGAAGCCGAATTCCATCAATACGATTCCTGGCGAAGTCACGTTCAGTTGGGGCTTCCGGGATCCGGACGACGAGATTATTGAGGAAGCGTTCGCCCGTGTGTTGGACGAGGCGGAAGCCGCAGCTGAGCGCGAAGGGGTTGACTGGGAGTGGGAAGAACGGATGCGTGCATCCAGTGTCGATTTCGCCGACCGGTGTATCGACGCTGTCGAGGCGGCTGCCGATGATCTCGGCTACGATGGGATGCGCATTTTCAGTGGTGCCGGACACGATGCAACTCATATGACGGAAGTCTGTGACACAGGTATGGTCTTCGCCGTCAGCGAAGATGGGAAGAGTCACAACGAAAACGAGTACACGAGCTGGGACGATTGTTATGCATCCGCGAACACGATCGCCAATGCCGCACTTGATATTGCGGAACCGAAGCCCTGAGAGCGCCGTGGGGTGTCAAAGCGCGGTCAGTAAGGGACTGGTAGCTATACGGGTGGCGGAACATGGCAATCGCACGGAACGGCCGTCGATCAATATCTCAAGCCAGTAGTTTAGTAGCTGCTTCTGGTTGATGAGTAGTATGGGATATCACCTTGTCGACGCTGGCAATCTCAATCAATGGGATGATCGACCGACTGATGTCCGCTCATTGAGCGTTGCAGCCGGATACGACTACCAAGATTCGAAGCTTGGCCTTCGCGTCTATGCACTCGCTCCCGGCGAGCAATCGGGACTAAAATACCATTCCCATAGTGAACAGGTCGAAGCGTTCTATGTGCTTGATGGGACGCTGCACGTCGAGACGCCGGACGAAGAGTACGTCGTCGAAGCTGACCAAGCGTTGTTT
This genomic window contains:
- a CDS encoding cupin domain-containing protein, whose product is MGYHLVDAGNLNQWDDRPTDVRSLSVAAGYDYQDSKLGLRVYALAPGEQSGLKYHSHSEQVEAFYVLDGTLHVETPDEEYVVEADQALFVDPGSPQRAFNPESADGSVRVLAIGAPSVDDAQGHDPSTDA
- a CDS encoding Zn-dependent hydrolase — translated: MRIQLDRDRFVETMKEQAKIGGTENGGLHRLALSDEDKKVRDWFYEQMEAAGLEIVVDEFGNMFGRREGTMSNTDPVLVGSHLDSQPYGGIYDGPLGVISALELVRTLNDEGIETEHPIEIVNWTNEEGSRYQPAMQGSGVWTGAHDIEEEYVKTDEDGLNLEAELERIGYKGEQSAKPRTDYETYLELHIEQGPYLALEGKDVGIVTGIVGFTWGAVTYYGEADHSGPTPMHFRSDALVAAADVITQIRRIPSTLGNQTVGTTGYIDAKPNSINTIPGEVTFSWGFRDPDDEIIEEAFARVLDEAEAAAEREGVDWEWEERMRASSVDFADRCIDAVEAAADDLGYDGMRIFSGAGHDATHMTEVCDTGMVFAVSEDGKSHNENEYTSWDDCYASANTIANAALDIAEPKP